Part of the Solanum pennellii chromosome 10, SPENNV200 genome is shown below.
GCTCCCATGCAAGCAACAAAATCAAACTTATCAATCTTATACAGAAGAGTCATTGCATCGATATCTATCAACCCGATAACTGCAGATATGATGATGGAAGCCAGTATAGCATTTGGTGTGTATTTGAACAATGGTGTGATCAGTTCTAAAGTTAGCAACACAACACAAGACATGACAATATTTGAGACTGCCGTCTGACATCCAGCCATATAGTTGACTGCTGAACGAGAAAAGGAGCCTGCACACAATTCAATCAACTTACTGAGAAAAATCCACCATCAATTTAGTACTAAGAATAAGTGTAGGATTGTTTTTCGACATACCAGTAGCCACATAACAGGATGTCATTGACCCAACTATATTCATTGTTCCTAAAGCAACCATTTCTTTGTTTCCATCCAAACTGTAATCCTTCATTGCTGCAAATGTTCTTCCAATTGCTACAGCCTCCTATAATTTCAACAAGTTCGTTATAAGCTTTTCTCCTCAAAAGAACGATTGTCGGATAAATGATGAGTTTAACTTACCGTTAGTGCTATCAAACCAGCAATTACACCAATTCTGAATCCTTTAGTTAAATATTCACCACTGAAATAAATATCGTTCACTGATGGAGGATTGATCCCTTGATCGATGTGTCTTACCTTTGATGGTTACAATAAGATCAAATGTAagggaaaaaaaatcatattctaACATGAGAATCATAGAGTAAATTTTCTATATCAAAAACTCACAATTTGGACATCATGTTTTTCAGCATGGAAGATAAACACAAAGAATGTCGAGAGGATAACAGATATCAACGGAGCAATTGCAGGCACCCAAAAGtatttcttgttcttctttccCTGTTCAACAATAATTGGCAAATCAAAACAACATAACCCTGATGGTTGTGCTGAAAGAGCATCAAGAAATTTGTTTAGATTCTTACGATGAACTTGGCGACTAGAAGGAAAGCCAAGAAAGATAGTCCTATCACAATAGTCTGCCAGTTCCACTGGGGAATTCAAACATAAAGATAGTTAGTTAGGTTGctctattaaaagaaaatgaaaaaggaacAGATAGAATTTGTGTTAAATTACCCCATGATGTGCTGCAGCAAAAACTGATTTCGTAACCGAAACAATATCAGTTTTCTTAGTGAATTTCTTTATGCCAAGCAGACCCTTAAGTTGTTGAAGGCTGATAGTAATGGCTGCTCCGCCCATGAACCCAACAATCGCAGCATGAGATAGAAAGTCAATCAAGAAGCCCAACCTAAAAAGAAAAGCAAGTCAGCATAGATTCAAAGAGTAGTAATTATTCGATATTTAGGAAGAGGAAATAACCTGAAAAATCCAAGAACAAACTGTGTAACGCCTGCGAAAAATGTAGCAGTAAAAGCAAGACGCTGATACTCGTGTTTTTGCTTAACAGGATCAAGTTCTTGCTGAAGCATACTTCCAAGCAACAGAGACACCACAGCCACTGGCCCTATCGCAATATCTCTTGAACTTCCCATGAATGCATAAACCAACGGTGGCACAAAGCTACTGTCtgtaattaaaaaagaagaaaaagtttaTGTCTTTCACCTAAACAAGAGTGTGCCGTCAATAAAGTAGGTGAAAATCATCAGCTCTTGTCGAGGGTTCAAATTCTAGTGGAGATAGAAAATACTACTAGATAATTTCTTACAATCGACCTAATATACACATATGTAGCAGAACAGTATAACGTGTCTGCAATATATTTGGCATCACGGAATGAACTTACATAGCCCAAATTGAGCATCCAAGTTGGCAAGTTTAGCATAGCCAATGTCCTGCAAGGACAAGTTCAAAGACAAATGTACTAGTTAACATAAGAGTGAAATAGAAAAGGCTCAAAATGATGACATTTTTGTAGTATATTAATTACCTGTGGAATACAGAGAGTGGCTATAGTAAGTCCAGCAATAAGATCACCTTTAAACTTAGAGAAATTATAAGACCTTCCCCACTCAAGAATAGGGAAAACAGCTTGAATACCAAGAAGCAATTTCTTTGACTTAGATTGATCCTTAAAATTACGCAACGGATCATCATGGAAGAAAGTTTCTTTCACAGTCTCAGTGATCTCCTTGAGTAAGTTTGTTTTCGGAGGAACGCCTACTTTGTGAACATATGGCAAACCATTCTCCGAATACCTCCGTGAGGAAGCCACTCTTGATATGTCCGTTGCCATATTTTCAGGATTGTCATTCACACGATGACTCATTCTTAATTAACCTGCTACAAGACGAACATTACAATAACATCAATGTCCATACAAGAGAAAGGACAAACAACTAAAAACACAATTCTACTATTTGTGAAAATAGGTcataggcctaactcacaccccaaaagccagctcaaagggaggaggattgtccaagccttataaagagtccacccatctcattaaccaccgatatgagacttttgtcattctttaacactaTTCATGTACAAATACTAAATTTATCGtcattataaaattcaaaactcaTAAAATTTATGTAGGAGAGCTTACCTAAGAAAGATTGATTAAATTGTTGCAAGAAGAGATAGttacaaaaagggaaaagggagTGTTACTTATATAGGTATATAGAGTTACCAAAAGTCAACTGTTGTATTTGATGCAACACAATCATACATACCAAATGTTGATATAATGAATATAGATCGAATTGATACTAAATACATAATGCCTAAAAGAGGGTTGACCATACAATATAATACACAATAATTGTTGGATAATGTAGAATATAAGCTTAAGCTTGAGCTTAAGTAATTAAGAGATGTGTTATACATTAATATGTCATTTGACTTGGTTTCTGCTTATATTTGTACCCTTTAACTTTAGATGTGTACGAATAGACACTTAGATTTGTATAAAACTATTCAAGTCGACACATGCGTCCTATGTGACATCTTATGTGGCAATTCACATCATTATATGACATCCTGTATGTAATATGTCAAATAAGACACATGTGtcaacttatttaattttatattaatttaagtaTTTAGTTGTGTACATATAACGTTAGAGGGCGTAGATGCAGACTGAAGCTaaattaaagggcatatttatgtgttataaCTTCAAGAGATAGTAACAATTTGCCTcaaataattcaagtttaatgGTATATAATActctataattatttctttcaagttTGATTTATTCCCTTCTTTTATGATTAGTTCAAAGTCTTCTCTGGCTTGCGATTAGTGGATTAGATAAAACTATGATAGGTCGACAACTTCTATTTGcaattagttaatttttatataatggaTATTTGGGAATTAAGGGTGATAATTGGATGGATTGAATAGTAAGCTCACTCATATAAATATaggtaaaaattattttatcaaatatgaATTGGATAAGATGATTCTAATCCATtttcacctttcattattttattaagttcttcccttctttcttcttcatgtttttggataaaatatattttaaaagtatatttataaattatattatcataaatgtAAAATTAGATCTATGCACTCAAATTGATCAAATACAGTAGctgaaataaaatgtaaaaaaaaataaaattattttcgtgattataaatgaaaaaaaaataatattatataaactcacgaaaatatatgttgatCACCCTTTATTAGATTCAATTTTAGACTTGGCTAGGGGGTCACAGGTCTAGCGGTGAGAGTAGTCACTTACATAAAGAAATGCATGGGATAATATAGCGTACAATAGGCCTATGTGATTTAGCCATTCTATGAATTATGTGCATAGTGCCTACTAAAAAAAGAGATCTAAACAGACAtcatttcataattcaaaataaacttGATCGAAAAATTAAACCAACTTCGGGAGgaagattattttttaagtttttcgacctcaaaagattttttttcaaattattattttcttttacaaaaataactttCTATGATCgcaatttctattttttttgcattaaaaAATCAACCTCCAAAGATTAGTTCgcatttttcaactttttgcACTGAACAGATTGATTTCTGgatccctttttaattttttttatgaaattccGACCTTGTGAAGTCAGTCTTTTGTGACCTCTTTTGAGGTTGGTTTTTTAAGGTCAGTTTAACCTCTCTCTTTTTCACACTAGCATCCACTTAGTTCATCGAGCTGcatattttttgtgtaaattttgtatatagcattttatatagtaatattatcaagttatggcattagattttcaatttcattgtgTCGCATTTAATATCTCACTCTATagcattttattaataattatataattaattataatttattaaaaagaaacaattaattaaaaattaaggaGATAAAGtaataatggataattaatgttaataattaacACACTGACAACACAAATCCTGGaacttttgtttctttattaattGCTACATTTAATGCATGTAGACACGTTTGTGAATATCAATAGTTGCACTTTTTATGGAgtttaattaaagttaaatatatgattaatacGTTTTTAGGGATattaaacattttcaaattatcatcattgcctTAAATATCCCTAgttagttaaaataatatttttttgaattaattccttaaaaaaCGTTGTCAACAAGATAATAACACATAATATTTTCAGATTTGCATTTTCAATCAATTTTGGATCAACGTTAcaattattattcatttcaaaatttcacTATTATTTTCAGATTGCTTTCAACGTAtaagtcatttttttctaaaaaaatcaagaatattTTCATAGCTGCAtatttcacttcttttttttttagtaacctGATAAATTTTGGCGTACAATATATGTTTcgatttaaattataatatatgtttttgtattaattttgtattgaaAATGTATTGTGTTTGTTTAATTGTAGTATTGTATAGGATAGTGAATGATATATTAACTGTGTATGAAGtgtgtatgaattatatgagCGGATTATAAATCTGTGTAACGTTGAagtctgaattttttttaatagtgtaTAAAGGTTATACGAAACGTGTATCATTTGTGTAAGAAagtccatttattttttttcaaaattacagTATCTGTTTCTaatgaaattagaatatatgttttgtattaattttgtactaCGGGTAGACCAAAACTTGAAAGATGGAAGGGATTTGCTGACGTGAAATTCAAAAGGACAAAAATGACTTGCAGTAGATGTCGTCAAGTTGAACACAATAGaaagacatgttcaaattatcctgTGCAAAAACAATGATTTTGTAATGTTACATTTGTTATTGTGTTGTTTTGAATTTAGAAACACGTTTTGTTTTATTGAGTGCAGTTGTTATCACTGACATTTATAAAGTTTGATTTCGTAAAAAATTggcatatatatatcatttgtttctgttacatatgtcaaagttc
Proteins encoded:
- the LOC107032515 gene encoding sulfate transporter 1.3-like, giving the protein MSHRVNDNPENMATDISRVASSRRYSENGLPYVHKVGVPPKTNLLKEITETVKETFFHDDPLRNFKDQSKSKKLLLGIQAVFPILEWGRSYNFSKFKGDLIAGLTIATLCIPQDIGYAKLANLDAQFGLYSSFVPPLVYAFMGSSRDIAIGPVAVVSLLLGSMLQQELDPVKQKHEYQRLAFTATFFAGVTQFVLGFFRLGFLIDFLSHAAIVGFMGGAAITISLQQLKGLLGIKKFTKKTDIVSVTKSVFAAAHHGWNWQTIVIGLSFLAFLLVAKFIGKKNKKYFWVPAIAPLISVILSTFFVFIFHAEKHDVQIVRHIDQGINPPSVNDIYFSGEYLTKGFRIGVIAGLIALTEAVAIGRTFAAMKDYSLDGNKEMVALGTMNIVGSMTSCYVATGSFSRSAVNYMAGCQTAVSNIVMSCVVLLTLELITPLFKYTPNAILASIIISAVIGLIDIDAMTLLYKIDKFDFVACMGAFLGVVFQSVEIGLLIAVAISFAKILLQVTRPRIVVLGKVPRTRVYRNMQQYPESTKVPGVLIVRVDSAIYFSNSNYMRDRILRWLTDEDEMLKETNQQKIQYLIVEMSPVTDIDTSGIHSLEDLYKSLQKRNVELVLANPGTMVIDKLHASGFADMIGEDKIFLTVADAVMTFAPKMEP